The Sulfitobacter sp. SK011 genome has a window encoding:
- the typA gene encoding translational GTPase TypA: MDMRNIAIIAHVDHGKTTLVDELLKQSGTYRDNQATTERAMDSNDLERERGITIFAKPTSVEWKGVRINIVDTPGHADFGGEVERILSMVDGVVLLVDAAEGPMPQTKFVTSKALALGLRPIVVLNKVDKADAEPDRALDECFDLFANLGADDDQLDFPSMYASGRNGWADMELDGPRKDLSALFDLIVEHVKAPKQLVDIDKPFTMLATTLGADPFIGRMLTGRVETGRLKAGEQVKALSRDGELIENFRVTKIMAFRGLSQQAIDVAEAGDIVSIAGMSKATVADSIVAQSVTDALPAQPIDPPTITVTFGINDSPLAGRDGKKVQSRVIRERLMKEAESNVAIKISDTPGGEAFEVAGRGELQMGVLIENMRREGFELSISRPQVLFRDIDGVRHEPIEEATIDVDDEYSGAVIEKITGPRKGELVEMKPAGAGKTRIVAHVPSRGLIGYHGEFLTDTRGTGVLNRVFHTWAPHKGPIPGRRAGVLISMENGTAVSYALWKLEDRGKFFIGAQTDVYQGMIIGEHSRENDLEVNPLKGKQLTNVRASGTDEAVRLTTPVTLSLEQAIAYVDDDELVEVTPNAIRLRKRYLDPHERKRMSKAS, from the coding sequence ATGGACATGCGCAACATCGCAATCATCGCACACGTTGACCACGGCAAGACGACGCTGGTCGACGAACTGCTGAAACAATCCGGTACGTACCGGGATAATCAGGCGACCACCGAGCGCGCCATGGACAGTAATGACCTTGAGCGTGAACGCGGCATTACCATCTTTGCCAAACCCACCTCGGTGGAATGGAAAGGTGTGCGCATCAACATCGTGGATACCCCCGGCCACGCCGATTTCGGTGGCGAAGTGGAACGCATCCTGTCGATGGTCGATGGTGTTGTGCTGCTGGTGGATGCTGCTGAAGGACCGATGCCACAGACGAAATTTGTGACCTCCAAGGCGCTTGCATTGGGCTTGCGCCCGATTGTGGTGCTGAACAAGGTCGACAAGGCAGACGCAGAACCGGACCGCGCGCTGGATGAATGTTTCGACCTTTTTGCCAACCTGGGTGCGGATGATGATCAGCTTGATTTCCCGTCCATGTATGCCTCTGGCCGCAATGGCTGGGCCGATATGGAGCTGGACGGGCCGCGCAAGGATCTGTCTGCGTTGTTCGATTTGATTGTCGAGCATGTCAAAGCGCCAAAGCAGCTGGTCGATATTGATAAGCCGTTCACCATGCTGGCCACTACGTTGGGGGCCGATCCGTTTATCGGTCGGATGCTGACGGGACGCGTAGAAACGGGCCGCCTCAAGGCGGGTGAGCAGGTCAAAGCCCTGTCGCGCGACGGCGAATTGATCGAAAACTTCCGCGTGACCAAGATCATGGCGTTTCGCGGCCTCAGCCAGCAGGCCATTGATGTGGCCGAAGCGGGCGATATCGTGTCGATCGCGGGCATGTCCAAAGCCACGGTTGCCGACAGTATCGTTGCGCAATCGGTGACAGACGCCCTGCCCGCGCAACCGATTGACCCGCCAACCATCACCGTGACCTTTGGCATAAACGACAGCCCATTGGCAGGCCGTGACGGCAAGAAAGTTCAATCGCGCGTCATCCGTGAGCGGCTGATGAAAGAGGCGGAATCAAACGTCGCGATCAAGATCAGCGACACCCCTGGCGGCGAAGCGTTCGAAGTTGCAGGCCGCGGCGAATTGCAGATGGGCGTGTTGATCGAAAACATGCGCCGCGAAGGGTTTGAGCTGTCGATCTCGCGCCCGCAGGTGTTGTTCCGTGATATTGACGGCGTGCGTCATGAGCCCATCGAAGAAGCCACAATTGACGTGGATGACGAATACTCAGGTGCCGTGATCGAAAAGATCACCGGCCCCCGCAAAGGCGAGCTGGTCGAAATGAAGCCAGCCGGTGCTGGCAAGACCCGCATCGTCGCCCATGTGCCCTCGCGTGGGTTGATCGGCTATCACGGTGAATTCCTGACCGACACCCGTGGCACGGGCGTTCTGAACCGGGTCTTTCACACCTGGGCACCGCACAAGGGGCCGATTCCGGGCCGCCGTGCCGGGGTCCTGATCTCAATGGAAAATGGCACAGCGGTTTCTTATGCGCTTTGGAAGCTCGAAGATCGTGGCAAATTCTTCATCGGTGCGCAGACGGATGTCTATCAGGGCATGATCATTGGCGAACACAGCCGTGAGAATGATCTGGAAGTGAACCCGCTGAAGGGCAAGCAACTGACCAACGTGCGAGCCTCTGGGACTGATGAAGCCGTCCGTTTGACCACACCCGTCACTTTGTCGCTGGAACAGGCAATTGCCTATGTCGACGATGATGAACTGGTCGAAGTCACGCCCAATGCAATCCGGTTGCGCAAGCGCTATCTGGATCCGCATGAGCGCAAGCGGATGTCCAAAGCGAGCTGA
- the recA gene encoding recombinase RecA has product MATADLLTMDSKKNAEKQKALDSALAQIERQFGKGSIMKLGAEGAIQDITASSTGSLGLDIALGIGGLPMGRIIEIYGPESSGKTTLTLHCIAEQQKAGGVCAFVDAEHALDPQYAKKLGIDIDELLISQPDTGEQALEITDTLVRSGAVNMVVVDSVAALTPKSELEGDMGDSSVGVQARLMSQAMRKLTGSISRSNCMVIFINQIRMKIGVMFGSPETTSGGNALKFYSSVRLDIRRIGALKDRDEVVGNATRVKVVKNKVAAPFKQVEFDIMYGEGISKMGELLDLGVKVGVVDKSGSWFSYGDERIGQGRENAKQFLKDNEAMAMEIEDKIRAAHGLDFNGSEKEDIDILEA; this is encoded by the coding sequence ATGGCAACGGCAGATCTTTTGACAATGGACAGCAAGAAAAACGCGGAAAAGCAAAAGGCGCTCGACAGCGCACTGGCACAGATTGAACGTCAGTTCGGCAAAGGCTCCATCATGAAGCTGGGGGCTGAGGGTGCTATTCAGGACATCACCGCAAGCTCAACCGGATCGCTGGGCCTTGACATCGCGCTTGGCATTGGCGGTCTGCCGATGGGGCGGATCATCGAGATTTACGGCCCTGAATCATCAGGTAAAACCACGCTGACGCTGCATTGCATCGCAGAACAGCAAAAGGCCGGTGGCGTCTGTGCATTTGTGGACGCGGAACATGCGCTTGACCCGCAATATGCAAAGAAACTTGGCATCGACATTGACGAGTTGCTGATTTCGCAACCCGACACCGGCGAACAGGCGCTCGAAATCACCGACACGCTGGTGCGGTCTGGTGCCGTCAACATGGTTGTGGTCGATTCCGTGGCCGCCCTGACACCCAAGTCAGAGTTGGAAGGCGACATGGGCGACAGCAGCGTCGGTGTTCAGGCCCGCCTGATGAGCCAGGCCATGCGCAAGCTGACCGGTTCGATCAGCCGGTCCAACTGCATGGTGATCTTCATTAACCAGATCCGTATGAAAATCGGCGTTATGTTCGGCTCGCCTGAGACGACAAGTGGCGGCAACGCGTTGAAATTCTATTCCTCTGTCCGGCTTGATATTCGCCGGATTGGTGCGCTCAAGGACCGCGACGAGGTGGTCGGCAACGCAACCCGCGTCAAGGTTGTGAAAAACAAGGTCGCAGCCCCCTTCAAGCAGGTCGAGTTTGACATCATGTACGGCGAAGGCATCTCAAAGATGGGCGAATTGCTTGATCTGGGTGTCAAAGTGGGTGTGGTCGACAAATCGGGTTCATGGTTCAGCTATGGCGACGAACGCATCGGGCAGGGCCGTGAAAACGCCAAACAGTTCCTGAAGGACAACGAGGCGATGGCGATGGAGATCGAAGACAAGATCCGTGCCGCGCATGGCCTTGATTTCAACGGCTCCGAGAAAGAAGATATCGATATTCTTGAGGCATAA
- a CDS encoding ATP-binding protein has translation MLAFVLGIFAIVAPFRTATLGLTASAAALFTAAVVTQFLSGLRDRKQSNVFDVVADFIEKDTAPGIVATGDGRVISQNAAAKAQFKAANSQTLAKVLDTQFANPGGILFRLQARAAANGAAREDILTRSGHIRLSVHEMGPDGYVWRIEQIAERQAPRNAGDGVQLPMLMAGRGDVILFMNDAARLLMGARVKSLDRVFTALPVVPGTPIEITTAEGPKMALVAEVPAGAGRRALYLLPAPDGQDVGKGWQVFQELPVPMIKVAPDGAVLSFNRMAAKLIGVSLSTDVHLSQLMEGLGRSISDWLSDTLAGRSVQKSEFLRLSRTDREVFVQVTLNRITEEGKQALIAVLHDATELKSLEAQFVQSQKMQAIGQLAGGVAHDFNNLLTAISGHCDLLLLRHDQGDPDYGDLVQINQNANRAAALVGQLLAFSRKQTLRPETLDMRDTLADLTHLLNRLVGEKVTLTLSHDPVLKPIRADKRQLEQVLMNLVVNARDAMPAGGEIRIITECTKLSEPLVRDRVTVPAGQYVTVQVNDDGVGIPPDKLQKVFEPFFTTKRTGEGTGLGLSTAYGIVKQTGGFIFADSTLGIGTSFTLYFQVLDVQPPEVKPVIAKAPRSAPKHADGVILLVEDEAPVRAFASRALRLRGYTVLEADSAEAALKTLEDESLNIDVFVTDVVMPGMDGPSWVREALKDRPDVRVVFVSGYAEDSFGEEQTKIPNSVFLPKPFSLNDLTDTVHQQLH, from the coding sequence TTGCTAGCCTTTGTCCTTGGAATATTTGCGATTGTTGCTCCTTTCAGAACGGCCACCTTGGGTCTGACTGCAAGCGCTGCGGCCTTGTTCACAGCAGCGGTGGTCACGCAATTCTTGTCTGGCCTCCGAGACCGCAAGCAAAGCAATGTGTTTGATGTGGTTGCGGATTTCATCGAGAAAGACACCGCACCCGGCATTGTGGCAACCGGTGACGGGCGGGTCATTTCGCAAAATGCTGCTGCAAAAGCCCAGTTCAAGGCGGCCAACAGCCAGACACTTGCCAAGGTTCTGGACACCCAGTTTGCCAATCCCGGTGGCATCTTGTTCCGCCTTCAAGCGCGCGCAGCGGCGAATGGTGCCGCCCGCGAAGACATCCTCACCCGCAGCGGTCACATACGGTTGTCCGTCCATGAAATGGGGCCTGACGGCTATGTCTGGCGAATCGAGCAGATTGCCGAACGTCAGGCACCGCGCAATGCGGGTGACGGTGTGCAATTGCCGATGCTGATGGCGGGGCGCGGGGATGTGATCTTGTTCATGAATGATGCGGCGCGCCTGCTGATGGGCGCGCGGGTCAAATCCCTCGACCGGGTCTTTACCGCGCTGCCTGTTGTGCCCGGTACCCCGATCGAAATTACCACTGCCGAGGGCCCCAAAATGGCGCTTGTTGCTGAGGTTCCGGCGGGGGCCGGGCGCAGGGCGCTTTATCTGCTACCCGCCCCCGATGGTCAGGACGTCGGCAAAGGCTGGCAGGTTTTTCAGGAATTGCCGGTCCCGATGATCAAGGTGGCCCCCGATGGGGCGGTTTTGTCGTTCAATCGGATGGCTGCCAAGCTGATCGGTGTATCGCTGAGCACCGATGTCCATCTGTCGCAGTTGATGGAGGGGCTGGGGAGGTCCATATCAGATTGGCTGAGCGACACATTGGCAGGCAGGTCCGTTCAGAAGTCCGAATTTTTGCGCCTGTCACGCACCGATCGCGAAGTTTTTGTGCAAGTCACGCTGAACCGCATTACTGAGGAGGGCAAACAGGCCCTGATCGCCGTCCTGCATGACGCGACCGAATTGAAATCCCTTGAAGCGCAATTTGTGCAAAGCCAGAAAATGCAGGCCATTGGCCAGTTGGCCGGGGGCGTTGCGCATGATTTTAATAACCTTCTGACGGCAATTTCGGGCCATTGCGATCTTTTGTTGTTACGACACGATCAGGGCGATCCGGACTATGGCGATCTTGTCCAGATCAACCAGAATGCCAACCGCGCGGCCGCGCTGGTCGGTCAGTTGCTGGCGTTTTCGCGCAAACAGACATTGCGGCCGGAAACGCTTGATATGCGCGACACGCTTGCGGATCTCACCCATCTGCTTAACCGGCTCGTCGGCGAAAAAGTGACCCTGACGCTCAGCCATGATCCGGTGCTCAAACCGATCCGCGCCGACAAACGGCAGTTGGAACAGGTCTTGATGAACCTCGTCGTCAATGCGCGCGATGCGATGCCTGCGGGTGGCGAGATCAGGATCATCACCGAATGCACCAAGCTGTCAGAACCATTGGTGCGCGACCGGGTAACCGTCCCTGCGGGGCAATATGTAACCGTTCAGGTCAACGATGATGGTGTCGGTATCCCGCCTGATAAACTGCAAAAAGTGTTTGAGCCGTTTTTCACGACCAAACGCACGGGCGAGGGCACAGGTCTGGGCCTTTCGACCGCATATGGGATCGTGAAACAGACTGGCGGCTTCATTTTCGCGGATTCCACACTGGGGATTGGGACGTCTTTTACGCTGTATTTCCAGGTGCTTGATGTGCAGCCACCCGAGGTGAAACCGGTGATCGCAAAAGCACCGCGCAGCGCCCCGAAACATGCTGATGGCGTCATACTGCTTGTCGAAGACGAGGCCCCGGTGCGCGCCTTTGCCAGCCGCGCTTTGCGCCTGCGCGGCTACACTGTTCTGGAGGCTGACTCAGCCGAGGCGGCCTTGAAAACCCTAGAAGATGAAAGCCTGAACATCGACGTCTTTGTCACGGATGTGGTTATGCCCGGCATGGACGGCCCCAGCTGGGTCCGCGAGGCGCTCAAAGACCGGCCTGATGTCAGAGTGGTGTTTGTATCGGGCTATGCCGAGGATAGTTTTGGCGAGGAACAGACCAAAATCCCAAATTCAGTGTTCCTGCCCAAACCGTTTTCCCTAAATGATCTTACCGACACGGTTCATCAACAGCTTCACTAA
- a CDS encoding mechanosensitive ion channel family protein yields MSEVFGSLWASLPDPLRNQLEGYATGFWALLPQLILAFLFLIFIWALIKVLKWILPRSLKRARMRRALVDVIMMLITVGIWLFGVLIAVTIAFPTITPGKALTALGVGGVAIGFAFKDVFENFLAGVLLLLREPFSIDDYIDCEDIEGQVEEITIRDTHVRQTDGQLVVAPNAMFFKNPVTIRTARDVRRTTIICGVAYSEDVDAAREVIADAVRSVDAVRDDVRDVEIFAQEFADSAINFEVTWWTGSRPIDIRSSRDKVVAAVKSALDEAGIEIPFPYRTLTFKEPLPLTRGGTDSKDANADAAE; encoded by the coding sequence ATGTCAGAGGTATTTGGATCACTTTGGGCGTCCCTGCCCGACCCGCTTCGCAATCAACTTGAAGGATACGCCACAGGGTTTTGGGCGCTGCTGCCTCAATTGATCCTCGCGTTTCTGTTTCTCATCTTCATCTGGGCTTTGATCAAGGTTCTGAAATGGATTTTGCCCCGGTCGCTCAAACGTGCGCGCATGCGGCGTGCGCTTGTAGATGTGATCATGATGCTGATCACGGTCGGCATCTGGCTGTTTGGCGTGTTGATTGCAGTCACCATCGCCTTTCCCACCATCACGCCGGGCAAGGCGCTGACCGCACTTGGTGTTGGTGGCGTTGCCATCGGTTTTGCGTTCAAGGACGTATTCGAGAATTTTCTCGCGGGTGTGCTGCTGTTGCTGCGCGAACCTTTTTCGATCGACGATTATATTGACTGTGAGGACATCGAAGGCCAGGTCGAAGAGATCACCATCCGCGACACCCATGTGCGTCAGACCGATGGCCAATTGGTGGTCGCGCCCAATGCAATGTTTTTCAAGAACCCCGTCACAATCCGCACCGCCCGTGACGTGCGCCGGACAACGATCATTTGTGGCGTCGCTTATAGTGAAGATGTCGATGCCGCCCGCGAGGTCATCGCAGACGCCGTGCGCAGCGTTGATGCGGTGCGCGACGATGTGCGCGATGTCGAGATTTTTGCACAGGAATTTGCCGACAGCGCGATCAATTTTGAGGTTACATGGTGGACCGGATCGCGGCCCATCGACATCAGGTCGAGCCGGGACAAGGTGGTGGCCGCCGTCAAAAGCGCGCTGGACGAGGCGGGCATCGAAATCCCCTTCCCCTATCGCACGCTGACCTTCAAAGAACCGCTGCCGCTGACCCGAGGCGGCACAGACAGCAAGGATGCGAACGCGGACGCGGCGGAATAA
- a CDS encoding gamma-glutamyl kinase, protein MLVFFKERLAFLSMPKTGTTAYEMALAPRADMVISEPPMLKHAPVYRYNRFIRPMFLKVCDAELELMAVMREPVSWLGSWYRYRQRPFMKDKPNNTFGISFDEFVLAYMKGDKPGFADVGSQLNFMKSQPNGTGITHYFRYEDQPRLQAFLKERLHVELSLTQENVSPQMDLNLSADVEMRFKRKFADEFALYDSIG, encoded by the coding sequence GTGCTGGTTTTTTTTAAGGAACGTCTGGCCTTTTTGTCGATGCCAAAAACCGGGACGACTGCCTATGAGATGGCATTGGCCCCGCGTGCCGATATGGTGATCTCTGAACCACCAATGCTGAAACACGCGCCGGTCTATCGCTATAATCGATTCATTCGTCCGATGTTTCTCAAAGTGTGCGATGCAGAGCTTGAGCTTATGGCGGTAATGCGCGAACCGGTGTCATGGTTGGGCAGCTGGTATCGCTATCGGCAGCGACCCTTCATGAAAGACAAACCAAACAACACCTTCGGGATCAGTTTCGATGAATTTGTGCTGGCCTATATGAAGGGTGACAAACCGGGATTTGCAGATGTTGGCAGCCAGCTTAACTTTATGAAAAGCCAGCCCAACGGCACCGGGATTACCCATTATTTTCGATATGAAGATCAGCCGCGCTTGCAGGCGTTCCTGAAAGAGCGGCTGCACGTTGAATTGTCCCTCACCCAGGAAAATGTCTCGCCGCAGATGGACCTGAACTTGTCAGCGGATGTTGAAATGCGGTTCAAACGCAAGTTTGCGGATGAATTTGCGCTTTATGACAGCATCGGTTGA
- a CDS encoding DUF1330 domain-containing protein, translating to MGALWIAHVTVTDEEAYKKYAAGATVAIADHGGEFIARGGRFVQLEGKPRPRNVVARFPDVETAEKCYHSDAYQAALSHARGASERELMIIETSE from the coding sequence ATGGGCGCACTCTGGATTGCACATGTGACCGTCACCGACGAAGAAGCTTACAAGAAATACGCCGCCGGGGCGACCGTTGCGATTGCCGATCACGGCGGCGAATTTATTGCACGTGGCGGGCGGTTTGTTCAGCTTGAAGGCAAGCCGCGTCCACGTAATGTGGTGGCACGGTTTCCCGATGTCGAAACAGCCGAGAAATGTTATCATTCAGATGCTTATCAGGCGGCTTTAAGCCATGCCCGTGGCGCTTCGGAACGTGAATTGATGATCATCGAGACCAGCGAGTAA
- the alaS gene encoding alanine--tRNA ligase produces the protein MKTLNDIRSTFLTYFEKQGHSVQPSGPLVPRNDPTLMFANSGMVQFKNLFTGLETRDYNRATTAQKCVRAGGKHNDLDNVGYTARHHTFFEMLGNFSFGDYFKADAIAFAWELLIKDFGIDPTRLLVTVYHTDDEAADIWKKVANLPDERIIRIATDDNFWRMGPTGPCGPCTEIFYDHGDHIPGGPPGSPDEDGDRFIEIWNIVFMQNEQFADGTMRPLDMQSIDTGMGLERIGALLQGKHDNYDTDLFRSLIEASGHALGVDPFGTGNVHHRVIADHLRSTSFLIADGVMPANDGRGYVLRRIMRRAMRHAHLLGAKDPLMYKLVPALVQQMGSAYPELGRAQALITETLELEETRFKTTLERGLKLLEDEVSALPDGAVLPGDAAFKLYDTFGFPLDLTQDALREQGRGVDTAGFDTAMAAQKAKARAAWSGSGEAADATVWFDVADRHGTTDFLGYDTETAEGQIAAIILDGAIAGKASKGDSVQIALNQSPFYAESGGQVGDTGVIKTETGTVNVTDTRKTAGVFAHIGQVIEGEVEPGQDAVLTVDHARRTAIRANHSATHLLHEALRGVLGEHVAQRGSLNAADRLRFDFSHTKAMLPDELTKVEREVNAYIRQNAPVETRIMTPDDARALGAQALFGEKYGDEVRVVSMGQQAGSGKGADKTTYSLELCGGTHVRQTGDIGAFVLLGDSAISNGVRRIEALTGADAMMWLRDQQAALQRVSEALKTSVTDVPDRVRALIEERKSLSNEVAQLRRELAMSGGGAAPVEARDIGGVKFIAQVLTGVTGKDLPALVDEHKAKLGSGVVLLIADAGGKAAVASGVTDDLTGRISAVDVLKAAVAELGGKGGGGRPDMAQGGGQSAENAQAAIAAAETILKG, from the coding sequence ATGAAGACCCTTAACGACATCCGATCCACCTTTTTGACCTACTTCGAAAAGCAGGGCCATTCCGTCCAGCCCTCTGGCCCCCTTGTGCCGCGCAATGACCCGACCCTGATGTTTGCCAATTCGGGGATGGTGCAGTTTAAAAACCTGTTCACCGGGCTTGAAACCCGAGACTACAATCGCGCCACGACCGCCCAGAAATGCGTCCGTGCAGGGGGCAAGCACAACGATCTGGACAATGTCGGATACACAGCGCGCCATCACACGTTTTTTGAGATGCTGGGCAACTTCAGCTTTGGCGACTATTTCAAAGCTGACGCGATTGCCTTTGCCTGGGAACTGCTGATCAAAGACTTCGGGATCGACCCCACGCGGCTGCTGGTGACGGTGTACCACACGGATGATGAAGCTGCCGATATCTGGAAAAAGGTCGCAAACCTGCCCGATGAACGGATCATCCGCATTGCCACGGATGACAATTTCTGGCGGATGGGCCCGACCGGGCCCTGCGGACCATGCACTGAAATTTTCTATGATCATGGCGATCATATTCCCGGTGGCCCTCCGGGCAGCCCGGACGAGGACGGGGACCGGTTCATCGAGATCTGGAACATCGTTTTCATGCAGAATGAACAATTCGCCGACGGCACGATGCGCCCACTCGACATGCAGTCCATCGACACCGGGATGGGGCTGGAACGGATTGGTGCGCTGCTGCAGGGCAAGCATGACAACTACGACACGGATCTGTTCCGCAGCCTGATTGAGGCAAGCGGCCATGCATTGGGCGTTGATCCGTTTGGGACCGGCAATGTGCATCACCGGGTGATCGCGGATCATCTGCGCTCCACCTCGTTTCTGATTGCCGATGGGGTGATGCCTGCAAATGACGGGCGGGGATATGTGCTGCGCCGTATCATGCGCCGCGCCATGCGGCACGCGCATTTGTTAGGGGCCAAAGATCCGCTGATGTACAAATTGGTGCCCGCACTCGTGCAACAGATGGGGTCCGCCTATCCGGAGCTTGGCAGGGCACAGGCCTTGATCACCGAGACGCTTGAGCTGGAGGAAACGCGGTTCAAGACGACGCTGGAACGGGGCCTGAAGCTGCTTGAAGACGAGGTCAGCGCCCTGCCTGACGGCGCGGTTCTGCCTGGCGATGCCGCCTTCAAGCTATATGACACATTCGGTTTCCCGCTGGACCTGACGCAGGACGCATTGCGCGAACAGGGGCGCGGCGTGGACACGGCAGGGTTTGACACGGCCATGGCCGCCCAAAAGGCCAAGGCCCGCGCGGCATGGTCCGGATCGGGTGAAGCGGCCGATGCGACCGTGTGGTTTGATGTCGCCGACAGACACGGCACCACCGATTTTCTGGGGTATGACACCGAGACGGCGGAAGGTCAGATTGCGGCGATCATCCTGGATGGGGCCATCGCCGGCAAAGCGTCAAAAGGCGACAGCGTGCAGATTGCCCTGAACCAGTCGCCGTTCTATGCCGAATCCGGCGGGCAGGTGGGTGATACTGGCGTGATCAAGACCGAAACCGGGACGGTCAACGTAACAGATACGCGCAAGACCGCAGGCGTCTTTGCCCATATCGGTCAGGTGATTGAAGGCGAGGTTGAGCCCGGTCAGGATGCCGTTCTGACCGTTGATCACGCGCGGCGCACCGCCATCCGTGCCAACCACTCGGCGACGCATCTGCTGCACGAGGCCCTGCGCGGTGTATTGGGTGAGCATGTGGCGCAGCGCGGATCCCTGAACGCCGCAGACCGTTTGCGTTTTGATTTCAGCCATACAAAGGCGATGCTTCCGGATGAATTGACCAAGGTTGAGCGCGAAGTGAACGCGTATATCCGTCAGAACGCGCCGGTTGAAACCCGCATCATGACCCCGGACGATGCCCGCGCGCTGGGGGCGCAGGCGCTCTTTGGTGAAAAATACGGTGATGAAGTGCGCGTGGTGTCGATGGGTCAGCAGGCCGGGTCAGGCAAGGGGGCAGACAAGACCACCTATTCACTGGAATTGTGCGGCGGAACCCATGTGCGCCAGACCGGCGATATCGGGGCATTTGTCCTGCTCGGTGACAGTGCCATCAGCAATGGTGTGCGCCGGATCGAAGCGCTGACCGGTGCCGACGCAATGATGTGGCTGCGCGATCAGCAGGCAGCATTGCAGCGCGTTTCCGAGGCGCTCAAGACCTCTGTAACGGACGTGCCCGATCGGGTGCGCGCCTTGATTGAGGAACGCAAATCGCTCAGCAACGAAGTCGCGCAACTGCGCCGCGAACTGGCAATGTCGGGTGGCGGTGCCGCACCGGTTGAGGCGCGCGACATCGGTGGGGTCAAATTCATCGCTCAGGTCCTGACAGGCGTGACGGGCAAGGATTTGCCGGCGCTGGTGGATGAACATAAGGCGAAACTGGGGTCAGGCGTGGTGCTGTTGATTGCGGATGCGGGCGGCAAAGCTGCCGTGGCATCCGGTGTCACAGACGATCTGACGGGCCGCATTTCCGCTGTTGATGTTCTCAAGGCGGCGGTGGCCGAACTGGGCGGCAAGGGCGGTGGTGGCCGACCTGACATGGCGCAAGGCGGTGGTCAAAGCGCTGAAAACGCACAAGCGGCAATTGCCGCTGCTGAAACCATTCTGAAAGGATAG
- a CDS encoding RsmB/NOP family class I SAM-dependent RNA methyltransferase — MTPGARVAAAIEVLDDMAGGLAAEQALTRWARRSRFAGSKDRAAIRDHVFDVLRTRKTAAYYGGSDTARALMIGLLHHQRADIASLFDAQGHAPSPLSEAEANFPDPPTDPQILWNLPDWVIPLFQTSLGDGAAAAALALQSRAPITLRVNLAKITRAEAQEMLREQGIETTDNPLANSALTVNQGARQIRNSAAYSEGYVELQDAASQAVVAALPRGGKVLDYCTGGGGKALALAMDTSRQVFAHDIDTSRMADLPTRTARAAAGVVQVETDDLSTHAPYDVVLCDAPCSGSGAWRRAAEGKWILTPDRLQSLTQIQDGILDKAAALTAPNGVLAYATCSVFKSENEDRVDAFLARNPGWQTVFSHRYAVDDHGDGFFTAHLTRA; from the coding sequence CTTTGCCGGGTCCAAAGACCGCGCCGCCATACGCGATCACGTGTTCGATGTTTTGCGCACCCGGAAAACAGCGGCGTACTACGGCGGGTCTGACACTGCGCGCGCCTTGATGATCGGGCTTCTGCACCACCAGCGTGCTGATATTGCGTCCCTTTTTGACGCACAAGGTCATGCGCCGAGCCCCTTGAGCGAGGCCGAAGCCAATTTTCCCGACCCACCAACCGATCCGCAAATTCTGTGGAACCTGCCGGATTGGGTGATCCCGCTTTTTCAGACCTCACTGGGTGATGGTGCTGCCGCCGCAGCCCTTGCACTGCAAAGCCGCGCGCCGATCACTTTGCGGGTCAATCTCGCAAAAATTACCCGCGCAGAGGCTCAGGAAATGCTGCGCGAACAGGGGATTGAAACAACTGACAATCCATTGGCAAATTCGGCCCTCACGGTGAATCAAGGCGCGCGTCAGATACGCAATTCTGCAGCTTATTCAGAGGGTTATGTTGAGTTGCAGGACGCCGCCAGCCAAGCGGTTGTGGCGGCGCTGCCAAGGGGCGGCAAAGTGCTTGATTATTGCACCGGCGGCGGTGGCAAGGCGCTGGCTTTGGCGATGGATACAAGCCGACAGGTTTTTGCCCATGATATCGACACGAGCCGCATGGCTGACCTGCCAACCCGGACGGCACGCGCCGCCGCTGGCGTGGTGCAGGTTGAAACTGACGATCTAAGCACGCATGCCCCCTATGACGTGGTGCTCTGTGATGCGCCCTGTTCAGGGTCGGGCGCATGGCGCCGCGCAGCCGAAGGGAAATGGATCCTGACTCCGGATCGGTTGCAGTCTCTTACCCAAATACAGGATGGCATCCTGGACAAGGCGGCCGCTTTGACAGCCCCGAACGGCGTTCTGGCCTATGCCACCTGTTCAGTCTTCAAGTCCGAGAACGAAGACCGCGTTGATGCCTTTCTTGCCCGGAACCCGGGATGGCAGACGGTGTTTTCACACCGCTATGCGGTTGATGATCACGGCGACGGCTTTTTCACAGCACACTTGACCCGAGCGTAA